From Synoicihabitans lomoniglobus, the proteins below share one genomic window:
- a CDS encoding aldo/keto reductase codes for MQQRSLGKTGRAVGEIGLGTWQLGANWGDVSEEDAIATLQAAVSGGVNFLDTADVYGAGRSETIIGEFLSDHCDDPDEIFVATKLGRGSEPGGAENFTRAAVRQHTEDSLERLGVDALDLTQLHCVPTEVLKQGELLGWLDELKTEGKIKAFGASVESMDEALFCIEDGRVASLQIIFNVLRQKPVATLFEQAKAANVGLIVRLPLASGLLGGKMSKYTTFAADDHRNFNRDGQAFNVGETFSGLPFETGLELIEDLRPLVPEGMTMAQMALRWILDHDAVSAIIPGARNPEQVAANLSVAELPPLGAELHAKLAEFYANQVAAHIRGPY; via the coding sequence ATGCAGCAACGCTCTCTTGGTAAAACCGGCCGTGCGGTCGGCGAGATAGGTCTCGGCACGTGGCAACTTGGCGCGAACTGGGGCGATGTCTCCGAAGAGGACGCGATCGCCACGTTGCAGGCCGCCGTGTCCGGTGGGGTTAACTTTCTCGATACGGCCGACGTGTATGGCGCGGGTCGCAGTGAGACGATCATCGGCGAGTTTCTCAGTGATCATTGCGACGATCCGGACGAGATTTTCGTGGCCACCAAGCTCGGCCGCGGCAGCGAGCCCGGCGGGGCGGAGAACTTCACCCGGGCGGCGGTGCGGCAGCATACCGAAGACTCCCTCGAACGTCTCGGTGTCGACGCGCTCGACCTGACGCAGCTCCATTGTGTGCCGACCGAGGTGTTGAAGCAAGGGGAGCTGTTGGGCTGGTTGGACGAGCTCAAAACGGAAGGTAAAATCAAGGCCTTTGGGGCGAGTGTCGAATCGATGGACGAAGCGTTGTTCTGCATCGAGGACGGCCGGGTGGCGTCGCTGCAAATTATCTTCAATGTGCTGCGGCAAAAACCGGTCGCGACCCTCTTCGAGCAGGCCAAGGCGGCGAACGTCGGTCTGATCGTGCGGTTGCCGCTGGCGAGTGGATTGCTCGGCGGGAAAATGTCGAAATACACGACCTTCGCGGCGGATGATCACCGGAATTTCAACCGCGATGGGCAGGCCTTTAACGTCGGAGAAACGTTCTCGGGACTACCGTTTGAGACGGGGTTGGAACTCATCGAAGACCTGCGCCCGCTCGTGCCGGAAGGCATGACCATGGCGCAGATGGCGTTGCGGTGGATTCTCGATCACGACGCGGTGAGCGCGATCATCCCCGGCGCGCGCAATCCGGAGCAGGTGGCGGCCAACTTGAGCGTGGCCGAGTTGCCGCCTTTGGGGGCGGAGTTGCACGCGAAGCTGGCCGAGTTTTACGCGAATCAAGTGGCGGCGCACATTCGCGGACCCTACTGA
- a CDS encoding ABC transporter permease: MFSDFRAALRALNRARGFTSITILTLALGMGSATAIFSVVDWVLFRSIDYPPGLVSVGRQFSETQFIPSISGIVAEDFETRSNLFAKTSMAAVMLSNVVLDDQPVGRGSIGVTKNLMSMLEIKPTRGRGFLPDEFSPGQNNVVIVTHRFWQSKLAGDAAALGQTLLVGDTICTIVGILGRDQTMPSNFGMGVLRPHQAVADPSNPWSLVYFFFGQLQPGQTPATVQTELTANPPQLSPRLQRQVWGQPPGVRSLDRVSSWLRPEYYRVMLGAVAFLYAIACLNATNLIVVRRLRQARELSIRLALGAGRWGIIRLNIIESILLVSAGAIAALVVANTMLPLLLSLAGATHTTDDDALWRLDHRAGLILLALTFVTAAIITIIPFVRTMRARPQTHLKESSGALGESRGLARLRGGLVVLQIAAALILLTGAGLMVRTFHNLQATEPGFTLENRWKISLMIPPGSAPNVDDFVASWHAAKARLEQIPGVESVGYGSDFIMSGHAFSRQGIEAKSGDPLAVAIHFMDTDYLPTAGLQLVQGRNIDPAAPHTEVLINESLAQLRWPYQNPIGQLVRPIKRNRSLPTDEAGLQVVGIIRDVRATPRLACAPSVYRSIENGPFIANHFILQTTTQPPPALAETVRRELYALNPDIIVFNATGFSDLQQLYLRPESMVRSVLQVLAVIATTLTAIGIFALLAFSVNLRRGEFGVRLALGATSQHLVRLVIGQGFRLAVIGVLAGLAGAWALVHYLESLLFGTTPYDPAVFIGVTLGLFTIALLACLIPAIRATRINIALLLRSE; encoded by the coding sequence ATGTTCTCCGACTTTCGCGCCGCCTTACGGGCCCTCAACCGCGCTCGCGGCTTTACCAGTATCACCATTCTCACCCTCGCGCTGGGGATGGGTTCCGCCACCGCGATTTTCAGCGTCGTGGACTGGGTGCTTTTTCGATCCATCGACTACCCGCCTGGTCTCGTGTCCGTCGGTCGCCAATTCTCCGAGACCCAGTTTATCCCCAGCATTTCAGGAATCGTCGCCGAGGACTTCGAGACGCGCTCCAACCTCTTCGCCAAAACCAGCATGGCCGCGGTCATGCTGAGCAACGTCGTCCTCGACGATCAACCCGTTGGCCGGGGCAGCATCGGTGTCACCAAAAACCTGATGTCCATGCTGGAAATCAAACCCACGCGAGGTCGCGGCTTTCTCCCGGATGAATTCTCTCCGGGTCAAAACAACGTCGTGATCGTCACCCACCGTTTCTGGCAATCCAAACTGGCGGGGGATGCCGCTGCCCTCGGGCAAACCCTCCTCGTCGGCGATACGATTTGCACCATTGTCGGCATTCTCGGTCGGGACCAAACCATGCCTTCCAATTTCGGCATGGGCGTCCTGCGACCCCACCAGGCCGTGGCCGATCCCAGCAATCCCTGGTCCCTCGTCTATTTTTTCTTCGGACAACTCCAACCGGGCCAAACCCCCGCCACGGTGCAAACCGAACTCACGGCCAACCCTCCCCAACTTTCTCCCCGTCTCCAACGACAAGTATGGGGACAGCCTCCCGGGGTGAGATCCCTCGACCGCGTCTCCTCCTGGCTCCGCCCCGAATACTATCGCGTCATGTTGGGCGCCGTGGCGTTTCTCTACGCCATTGCCTGCCTCAACGCCACCAATCTCATTGTGGTGCGCCGTCTCCGCCAGGCCCGTGAACTCTCCATCCGCCTCGCCTTGGGCGCAGGGCGCTGGGGTATCATTCGCCTCAATATTATCGAAAGCATCCTCTTGGTGAGCGCCGGTGCCATCGCCGCCCTCGTCGTGGCCAATACGATGTTGCCGCTACTGCTCTCCCTCGCGGGCGCAACCCACACCACCGACGACGACGCGCTTTGGCGACTCGATCACCGCGCCGGACTGATTCTACTCGCCCTCACCTTCGTGACCGCCGCGATCATCACAATCATTCCGTTTGTGCGCACGATGCGCGCCCGCCCCCAAACTCATCTCAAGGAAAGCAGCGGCGCCCTCGGCGAAAGCCGGGGACTCGCCCGTCTCCGGGGCGGTCTGGTCGTCCTCCAAATCGCCGCCGCCCTCATCCTCCTCACCGGAGCTGGCTTGATGGTGCGCACATTTCACAACCTGCAGGCCACCGAGCCCGGATTCACCCTCGAAAACCGTTGGAAAATCTCGCTAATGATACCTCCGGGATCAGCGCCGAATGTCGATGATTTCGTCGCTTCCTGGCACGCGGCCAAAGCCCGACTCGAACAAATTCCGGGAGTCGAAAGCGTAGGCTATGGCTCCGACTTCATCATGTCGGGACATGCCTTCTCCCGTCAGGGTATCGAAGCCAAATCCGGCGATCCGCTCGCCGTGGCTATCCATTTTATGGATACAGATTATCTGCCGACCGCGGGACTTCAACTTGTCCAGGGCCGGAACATCGATCCCGCCGCCCCGCACACCGAGGTTCTCATCAATGAGTCTCTCGCCCAACTCCGTTGGCCCTACCAAAACCCCATCGGACAACTCGTCCGCCCCATCAAACGCAATCGCAGTCTCCCGACCGACGAAGCCGGTCTTCAGGTGGTCGGTATCATCCGCGACGTCCGCGCCACACCCCGCCTCGCCTGCGCCCCTTCCGTCTATCGTTCCATCGAGAACGGTCCGTTCATTGCAAACCACTTCATTCTCCAGACCACCACTCAACCGCCCCCGGCATTGGCCGAAACGGTGCGCCGCGAACTCTACGCCTTGAATCCCGACATTATCGTTTTCAACGCCACTGGCTTTTCTGACCTCCAACAACTCTACCTTCGCCCCGAAAGCATGGTGCGCTCGGTCCTACAAGTGCTTGCCGTCATCGCGACCACCCTCACCGCCATCGGCATCTTCGCTCTGCTTGCTTTTTCCGTTAACCTCCGCCGCGGCGAATTCGGCGTGCGCCTCGCCTTGGGCGCGACGTCCCAACACCTCGTGCGACTCGTCATCGGCCAGGGTTTTCGTCTCGCCGTCATCGGCGTGCTCGCCGGACTGGCCGGCGCATGGGCCCTCGTTCATTATCTGGAAAGCCTGCTCTTCGGCACCACGCCCTACGATCCCGCCGTGTTCATCGGTGTCACGCTCGGTTTATTCACGATTGCCCTCCTCGCCTGCCTGATCCCCGCCATCCGCGCCACCCGCATCAACATCGCCCTGCTCCTGCGCTCGGAGTAA
- the pilO gene encoding type 4a pilus biogenesis protein PilO: MFENSINFVRRHTFITGCFVVTFVSLGVAAWMMQTAADYDTELERVTDTGTAILRLVSTRSLLESELEFVKLAVNRTEDNLVVEDNLAENLWYFYSIEGRTKTRLADLRQIDSPRPNEDDLFRRIPYELRVTGTFVQVSEFLRQLEVGPRLMRIKDFTFRREPGSGETISLELMIELLGRK, from the coding sequence ATGTTCGAAAATTCGATCAACTTTGTGCGGCGGCACACCTTCATCACCGGTTGCTTCGTCGTCACCTTCGTCTCCCTCGGGGTGGCCGCCTGGATGATGCAGACCGCCGCCGACTACGACACCGAACTCGAGCGCGTCACCGATACCGGCACCGCCATTCTGCGCCTCGTCTCCACGCGCTCCCTCCTCGAGAGCGAACTCGAATTCGTGAAACTCGCCGTCAATCGCACCGAGGACAACCTCGTCGTGGAAGACAACCTCGCCGAGAACCTGTGGTATTTCTACAGCATCGAGGGCCGCACCAAAACCCGCCTTGCCGATCTGCGCCAAATCGACAGTCCCCGGCCCAACGAGGACGACCTTTTCCGCCGCATTCCCTACGAGCTGCGGGTCACCGGCACCTTCGTCCAAGTGAGCGAGTTCCTCCGCCAACTGGAAGTCGGTCCGCGCTTGATGCGCATCAAGGACTTCACCTTTCGCCGCGAACCCGGCAGCGGTGAAACCATTTCCCTCGAACTCATGATCGAACTGCTCGGTCGCAAATAG
- a CDS encoding TlpA family protein disulfide reductase, whose translation MKLLRLTLLSLLTSVVLGAASGPPIVPSDDPVEQELNALKAIMATPRAGEMTPRENYLWFDQLTRKLGAAAFAFVEAHPDDPRRWEAALILQQRRFHPRFVQSIDETYPEGGEDAVHRDTVAEAAFEARVVALETAMRVASDVPDEVMEQLEFGDLNPKFFPAYEAMRDGREPDLSTIEPAFLAFIKRWPESETGRGMLSTFVRLKMATAAAPTEEEVLAEFADSPNRHAREYVRDRLRFFELSKAPFELAFTAIDGRQVDLQKLRGKVVLIDFWATWCGPCIAELPNVKRVFADYHDKGFEIISVSLDAERDRQKFIDLVEEEGTTWPQRFEGKGWKDPLVARYTISGIPAMFLLDQDGMLVSTNARGPKLESEVKRLLGL comes from the coding sequence ATGAAACTCCTCCGCCTCACGCTGCTCAGTCTCCTCACTTCCGTCGTGCTCGGCGCGGCTTCCGGCCCGCCCATCGTCCCGAGTGACGATCCGGTGGAGCAGGAGCTCAATGCGCTCAAGGCCATCATGGCCACGCCACGAGCGGGCGAGATGACGCCGCGCGAAAACTACCTGTGGTTTGACCAACTCACGCGTAAACTCGGGGCGGCGGCTTTCGCGTTTGTAGAGGCGCACCCGGATGACCCGCGGCGATGGGAAGCCGCGCTCATCCTGCAACAGCGGCGGTTTCATCCGCGTTTTGTGCAGTCGATTGACGAGACCTATCCCGAGGGCGGCGAAGATGCGGTGCATCGTGACACCGTCGCGGAGGCCGCGTTCGAGGCCCGCGTGGTGGCGTTGGAAACGGCGATGCGCGTGGCGAGTGATGTGCCGGACGAAGTGATGGAGCAACTCGAGTTCGGTGACCTCAACCCGAAGTTCTTTCCGGCCTACGAAGCGATGCGCGATGGTCGGGAACCGGATCTCTCCACCATCGAGCCGGCGTTTCTGGCCTTCATCAAACGCTGGCCGGAAAGCGAAACGGGTCGCGGCATGCTCTCGACGTTTGTGCGGTTGAAAATGGCCACGGCCGCCGCACCGACGGAAGAGGAAGTCCTCGCCGAGTTTGCCGACAGTCCGAACCGTCACGCCCGCGAATACGTGCGGGACCGGCTGCGGTTCTTCGAGCTGAGCAAGGCGCCTTTTGAACTCGCCTTCACGGCCATCGATGGTCGGCAGGTCGATCTGCAGAAGTTGCGGGGCAAGGTCGTGTTGATCGACTTCTGGGCCACGTGGTGCGGACCGTGCATTGCGGAGCTGCCCAACGTGAAGCGCGTATTTGCGGACTATCACGACAAGGGGTTCGAGATCATCAGTGTGTCGCTCGACGCGGAGCGGGACCGGCAGAAATTCATCGACCTCGTCGAAGAGGAAGGCACGACCTGGCCGCAGCGTTTTGAGGGCAAGGGTTGGAAAGATCCACTGGTGGCGCGCTACACGATCTCGGGCATCCCGGCCATGTTCCTGCTCGATCAGGACGGCATGTTGGTGTCGACCAACGCTCGTGGTCCGAAGCTGGAGTCCGAGGTGAAGCGTTTGCTCGGACTTTGA
- a CDS encoding YitT family protein translates to MAKFKAGNNRRRDPRPRTWRDLVLVVIGALIVALGFNLLLRAGGIAPGGVPGASLVLQRMTGVEPAIWQAVLNGGLLVFGGLMLGKAFLVRCALGSALVPGFVALTRDLTPLTTNPLLAAICGGVVVGAGIGLVFLGRGSVGGFSTVALVLHRRFDWPVDRSIMVMDGGVILAAAFVFPTEQALCAIVAAALLARTVRRVLTGGDHAKLALVVTRRAEAVQDAVLHEIDLGLTRLQGRGGYTDEARDLLMVVMRPGDVPRLKRVVRELDPSAFVTLADASEVLGYGFKTHA, encoded by the coding sequence ATGGCTAAATTTAAGGCGGGAAACAACCGACGGCGGGATCCGAGGCCACGCACGTGGCGCGACCTGGTGCTGGTCGTGATCGGGGCGCTCATTGTGGCGCTCGGTTTCAATCTGCTGCTGCGTGCCGGTGGCATTGCTCCGGGTGGTGTGCCCGGCGCGTCGCTGGTGTTGCAACGGATGACCGGGGTGGAGCCGGCGATTTGGCAGGCGGTGCTCAACGGCGGGCTGCTGGTGTTTGGCGGACTGATGTTGGGTAAGGCGTTTCTGGTGCGTTGCGCGCTGGGTTCGGCGTTGGTGCCGGGGTTCGTGGCGCTGACGCGAGACTTGACGCCTTTGACCACCAATCCCCTGTTGGCGGCGATCTGTGGGGGCGTGGTGGTGGGCGCGGGTATTGGCCTCGTGTTTCTGGGTCGGGGTTCGGTGGGCGGGTTCAGCACGGTGGCGCTCGTGTTGCACCGGCGGTTTGATTGGCCGGTGGACCGTTCGATCATGGTCATGGATGGCGGAGTAATTCTGGCGGCCGCGTTTGTGTTTCCCACCGAGCAGGCGTTGTGCGCCATCGTGGCGGCGGCGTTATTGGCACGGACGGTGCGCCGGGTGTTGACGGGGGGCGATCATGCCAAGCTGGCGCTGGTGGTGACGCGCCGAGCGGAAGCGGTGCAGGATGCTGTGTTGCACGAGATCGATCTGGGACTGACCCGGTTGCAGGGCCGCGGCGGCTACACCGACGAAGCGCGGGATTTGTTGATGGTGGTGATGCGGCCGGGGGATGTGCCGAGACTGAAGCGGGTGGTGCGGGAGCTCGATCCGTCGGCCTTCGTGACCCTCGCCGATGCCAGCGAAGTGCTGGGTTACGGCTTCAAAACGCACGCCTGA
- a CDS encoding GntP family permease has protein sequence MTLHTRIPVIITPIILLLLAIAFIVVATTRWKLPPFLTLLIGAGFYGLASGLSAAETLAAITGGLGKTVGGIGIVIACGCVIGAVLERTGAAMVMAQAVLRVVGRTRAVLAMGLTGGIVSVPVFCDSGYVVLAPLVRGMARGAKQSVAALAVALSMGLYVTHCLVPPTPGPVAAAEAVRADLGRVIGLGLLVAAVVIGVVCWFAVWAGRRWPIELAATETTTETAAVKPNVSVAVAFAPIVLPMMLIAWRSFFPGTPGSDGAALVAAIGHPNVALMLGALLALVLARREGATVLGEWSGEAMRTAGAIVLVTGAGGALGAVLRATPLADVIATTLSSLDLGRWNIVLPFLVAAGLKTAQGSSTVAIVTTASLIAPLLGVLGLDQPTALALTVLAIGAGAMTVSHVNDSYFWVVTQLTGLSVAQGYRLVTLASGIAGLTGIATIVMLRFVLG, from the coding sequence ATGACGCTTCACACCCGTATACCGGTCATTATTACCCCGATAATATTACTGCTCCTCGCGATCGCTTTCATCGTCGTTGCCACGACGCGGTGGAAGTTGCCGCCTTTTCTGACCCTGCTCATCGGCGCGGGTTTTTATGGTTTGGCCTCCGGGCTCTCGGCGGCGGAAACGCTGGCGGCGATTACGGGAGGGCTGGGCAAGACGGTGGGCGGGATCGGCATCGTGATCGCGTGCGGCTGCGTGATCGGTGCGGTGTTGGAACGCACGGGCGCGGCGATGGTGATGGCGCAGGCGGTGTTGCGGGTGGTGGGCCGCACGCGCGCGGTGTTGGCGATGGGGCTGACGGGGGGCATCGTCTCGGTGCCGGTGTTCTGTGATTCTGGATACGTGGTGTTGGCGCCGTTGGTGCGGGGGATGGCGCGGGGGGCGAAGCAATCGGTGGCGGCTCTGGCGGTGGCGTTGAGCATGGGATTGTATGTGACCCATTGCCTCGTGCCGCCCACGCCGGGTCCGGTGGCGGCGGCCGAAGCGGTGCGGGCTGACCTCGGTCGCGTGATCGGGCTGGGACTCCTGGTCGCCGCGGTGGTGATCGGCGTGGTTTGTTGGTTTGCGGTCTGGGCGGGGCGGCGTTGGCCGATCGAACTCGCGGCGACCGAGACCACGACGGAAACGGCGGCGGTGAAGCCGAACGTGTCCGTCGCCGTAGCCTTTGCGCCGATTGTTTTGCCGATGATGCTCATCGCGTGGCGGTCGTTTTTTCCCGGGACGCCGGGTTCGGATGGCGCGGCGCTGGTGGCGGCGATCGGTCATCCCAATGTCGCACTCATGTTGGGGGCGTTACTGGCGTTGGTATTGGCTCGTCGCGAAGGAGCGACGGTGTTGGGCGAATGGTCGGGCGAGGCGATGCGCACCGCCGGTGCGATCGTATTGGTGACAGGGGCGGGTGGGGCGCTGGGCGCGGTGCTGCGGGCGACGCCATTGGCCGATGTGATCGCGACCACGCTTTCGTCGCTGGACCTGGGTCGGTGGAATATCGTGCTGCCGTTTCTCGTCGCTGCGGGACTTAAGACGGCGCAGGGATCGTCGACGGTGGCGATTGTGACGACGGCTTCATTGATCGCTCCGTTATTGGGTGTGTTGGGGCTCGATCAACCGACGGCGCTGGCACTGACCGTGTTGGCGATCGGCGCGGGCGCGATGACCGTGTCGCACGTCAACGACAGCTATTTTTGGGTGGTCACGCAGCTCACCGGCCTGAGCGTGGCGCAGGGTTACCGTTTGGTCACGCTGGCGTCGGGCATCGCCGGGCTGACCGGAATCGCGACAATCGTGATGCTACGGTTCGTGCTGGGCTAA